The sequence below is a genomic window from Phoenix dactylifera cultivar Barhee BC4 chromosome 8, palm_55x_up_171113_PBpolish2nd_filt_p, whole genome shotgun sequence.
CAGAGCCAAGCACAGGAGCCTTACCTCGCCTGGAGCCATCCGGAGCCATCCCACTCCCTTCCCGCCTGTCCGTACGTCCCACCTCATCGGACGCCCTAACCGGAAAGCGCCGTCCGGATGCCGAGAGACCCGCCGCTGCCGAGCTTGCCCTTTTCGTCTTCCTTTCGGAGAACGCCATCACCCCACGCCGCGAGGTGTCACCGGCCCCCTGCCGTCGCGCTCCGCCCGCGGGGGTCGGTTGCCCATCGCCGAGAACGGTGGAGGGGAACTCCAGCTCCTCCGATGGCCACCTGCGTCCGGCCATCCTTCCGAACATGGCTGAAGGGGGATCACCCCCGATTTAGAGCAGCTCCCAGTCGCATTCCGACCCTTAGACCCAAGCCCTCGGCATGGGCTTCTAGATCTCTTCCTCGGACTCGGCCCGAGCCCGCCACAACCCAGTCCATCACCCAGCCCAGCCGGTGTATCAGACACCCGGCCCGGTCCATCGGTCAGCCCACACTCACCTGGGCCAGTTCCCCGGCCCAAAGCCTCATCGAGTCGACCCAGGCCCGACCCGTCGCCTAACTCGGCATCTGCACTGGGTTGACTCATCCCACCAGTGGCTGCCCCCGCACCAGCCATCATGACATCCTTCTCCGGCGTCTTTCGCCGGGCCACCTTAGAAGGTTTCTGCCACCCATCAAGGTCGACCGGCGAAGACACCCCAGTTGAGTTCTCGCTGGACCGGTAGGGAGTGGTCGCCGGGTCCGGCCGAGAACCCACCTCGGTTGCCTCCTTCCTCTGTACCGTCTTCTTGGCCACCGGCTTATGCCAGATGCGACTCGTCACCATCCATGGCCCATACGCCGCCGGCTCCTCCACTGCATCAGCTTCCCCAAGCTCCTGCCCAACAACCCCCTGATCATCCACCCCTGTGCCAGGCGTCTTCCTCCCCCCTGTCTCCACCGTCTCCCCCGTACCAGCCACGGGAGGGAATCGGCCACACTCCGGCGCCGAATGCCCAATCCGGCCGCATTTGGAACACGGAGCAGGCAGATTCTCATAGATGAAGCTTTGCCAAAAGGTCTCCTCGACTCCTCCGGTTCTTCCCCTCACCAGCGTCCCCGGTTTAAGGGAGCCAGAGCAGTCGAGCTCTATTTTCACCCTTGCGAAACCAAACCTCCGCCCCTGTTCCGTGAACCCATCTAGAGCCAATGGATTTCCAGCCCTTGCAGCAATTTTTTGATAGTCTCCTTCCTCCAGTAATCAAGAGGTAGCCATGGCAGCCGGAGCCAGACGACCACCCTACCCACCCCCATGGCACCAGGCACGAAGTTTGGTCGCCACCTATCCATCGCCAGAAGCTGCCCAGCCACCGTCCAGGGGCCGTTCATCACAGCAGCTTCGCGGTCACCCTCCTTGGCAAACCGGAAGACTATGAACCCATCCATAAGCGGGAAAAACTCCACACTGTAGTCCAAGCGACCCACCCTCTTGATCTCCTTCGCGATCCACTCACCTGGAACTGTCCTCCCCAGACTTCTTACAATGACCGCAGTGCTCCGCCATTCCGCCCGTGCGTCCTCCAACTCCTCCTCCGTGATGTCAACCACCTCGTCGGAGAATCTGTTCTGCATCACCTCCAGCTCGCGGGAAGATAGCTGGTGACAGTTGAAGCTGGCTGCCGGACGGATCCTTTCGCAACGTCTGCCCAAGACCGATCCTTCATCGCACCCCCCACACCCTGCGCAGCAGATCCCCCATCCTTCCCCGCCCCCGGTCGAGCCGAAGCCCCCTTCCGAGAATCCATACCACCACCCCTATACTGTTCGACCCCCACACCAGGTGTTTGGGAAAATACCCCACCCACCGCACGGAGATTGGCGCACCTAGGTACGCATCCCGAGtcactcactctctctcctCACTCTCTTCCAAGTTTCATCAAACGGTCGctaatttacattttctttttttttgaaaaactatcCAGGGCAATTTAGGCTCACTGTACAATGGATACTTTATAACAACAACGGACTTGGGAATTCATGTTCTGTCTGTAATGTATCCAATGTGTTTAATGGGGCATAGAAAAATGATCACGAAATGCACATAAATCTCAAAATCTACCATGCATTACACTAGGACCAAAACTTTCCGCTCAGCAACAGATGAACTTATAACTATAGTTTATTTGCTACTTTGTCACGACAGGGCCTAAAGATTGCCAAAAGCCTTCTTTGAGAGCACAATCAATTCACCTCTCAAACATAATCAATCCTCCAGCCATGTAATGAGGATATAATCGTCCACAACTTCGTTCTCTACCGCAAAATTAACCCACAATCGTCTAACCTTGTTCTCTTCATAACCTCGTATCatcatttttctctcttttgaacATCTGCCACGGGCCTTACACAGTTTCTACTATAGATTCTGCAGCAATTCATCCAGAACATCTCACAACTAAAGCTAAGTTTAGCTAGGAGGCCTGGTAACTTCCAAAACGTTATTCTCTTAtcacaaaataatatcataacgACCATTAAGTTTTGTGTATTTCGTAGTCGTTCCTCTTGCAACAAGTATCAATCTCCGATCCAAATATGAGCTCAATGTTGTATTCATTGACAACAGTTCTTTCTAAGATTGCTCTAGCTTCTTGTATCCGACACCTACCTAAGAAGAGTTTTCCTTGTTGCCGATAGTAGAGCCAGAAGTGACATGAAAGGAACTAATCCTTCATTTTGCCTTCTTTAAGCTTCAGAACTATGCATATGCAGCACTCGGACTGGGACATGGGGCAAGAATCTGCCTGTTTTTTGATACTATACAGCTTTCAGACTgcgtaataaataataatactaACATCAGATTCTAGGAGGATTCTTGGATCGGCTCATCGTCTTTAGCCTTGTTTTTCAGTGATCTCTACTCCATGTCCCTAAAAGAGAATGTATCTAGAGAAATAAAGTTAGCTATCATTTCTTGTGCAgctaaacatattttcagagaaGCTAATAGGGCATCCAACTGGGTGGCATTCTTTGTTGCTGATAAGTTTAGATTGCCAAAAAAGATTGGATGGTAAGTTTAGATTGTCTTTTGTGTGGATCCAAGGTTGAATTTATTTCTCATATATCCCTTTACATGAAATATTTGGACCATAATCAAGACTCATTTGAAACTTGAGAGGACGGCCATCTAATTTTCATGCCTTATGGACCATATGGAGGTGGGAAAAAAATTAGCCACAGTTTAGAAGAGCTTAAGATTAGCTTCATGCTAGCAAATTTGGCGCAAAAAGAATGAGAAAAGCTTcctcaaaaataataaatccAATCTATTCGATGCTTCATATATAAGACCCTACAGTCCTATTAGTATCACCAACATATGTTGAATGATCGTTTAAGATATGCTCTTTGTATCGTGCATTTTCCAGCCCTTTCATGTTTTTGCAACTCTACATATCCtaaactcttttttttgttttaataatTGGGAGAAGTGTCTTGCTTCCTTCATttgcagtaaaaaaaaaaggaagaaaaaaaaaagacttcctAAAACCATCATGTTGGCTACTTTTATAAAGAAAGGATTGCGTGCTACAATCGCTTCTCCACTGAGACCTGGTGTCACTCAACGGTAGTAATCCATGAATGAGATGTATGCTCTAAGCATGTCGCTTTTGTCTAATCTAAACAACTCATAAGTCAACGGTCTACCTCGGTCTCCAGAGGGTCAAGATTGACTAGACCTTCTATCTTCACATCAATATACCCGTTATGTAATAATACCTTTTTAAGCACCAATCAGCTCGAATCTTATCGGATCGCCAGTAAAATTATTAGCCGTCCATCGAAGCCTCGGACTGGAGAATGGAGATGGCCTTCAATCGGTACGGGTGCAAATATCGTGTTCCCGGCCGTTTTTAGATGAAGCCGACCTCTGGATTTTCGAACCTGCGCACGAATCTTGTCGATTGATCGCGCACGAGCGAACGGTCCCCGTCCGCCGGGCACTCTACAAATACCCTTTAATCGCTTGCCATATTTTCCCGCGTAGAAGGGCGAGAGGAAATTCTAATACTAATAgcagagcgagcgagcgagcgagagagagagggagggaaaaTCTCAGAATAGAAAGAAGGTCGGGGAGGGCGGCGGAGGCGACCTGAGAGTTATCACAGCAAGAAGAGGGCGACGATGTGGAGGACGGTTTGCTCGCAGCTCGCCCCATGGCGATATGCCGCCCCCGGCGGCGCCGCCTTGCGCAaccgcgccgccgccgccgccttgcGCAaccgcgccgccgccgccgcctccatctcctcctctccctccccctcctccttccaGAAGACCGCCCCCCTCTTCTCCGCCGATTCTGGtgtcctctctctctatctcccaCCTGATCGATTATCCCCGTCGGGGATTGGCTTCCGATTTCGTGATTACTTGCTTTCTTGATCCAGGTAATGCTTCGTTGAAGAAGAGGGTAGAGGATGTGATCCCGATCGCCACCGGGCACGAGCGGGATGAGATCGAGGCCGAGCTCGAGGTAGGTTTTGTCGTGTCTTGCTTTCTTGTGCTCGCCTTCTTGCTTGCTTAATTGCTACATGAGAGATGGTCGCGATCTTGCCCACTTATCATTTCATTTTGCTGGATTCAGGGGAGGAAGATATTCGATATGGAGGCTCCAGTCGGTCCGTTCGGCACCAAGGTCAGTGGTTCTGATTTGTTGTGCAATTTGCTTCAGATTTTGAAAGTCCCGAGATTCTGATATCGTCGTTTTCTATTTCGTTGGTtgttatattattcttattattcTTGTTATTGTTCTTGGTATTGTTAAATTATAATTAGATCTGGATGATGATAGATAGTGAAATATGGATCttgttattttatattcttgtaaTATTGTGTGTTCGGTGATGAGCGGAACATATGCGGCATATAGTTTCATTGTAAACACGAGGCATTTTTAGGAAGGTAAAGATGCAAGTCATGCAACCAATATTTCTCCTGGAGATTTTTTGATATGAATTTTAGCTATTTCTAAGATTGTCTCGTTGTGTGAAGGAACTGTCAAGAAGGCGAAAGAATAccgttttgaccaaaaaaaaaaaaaaggatgtcaagaagtctttttcattttctGGGTGGTCTCAAGAAATAAGATTGACGCGTCTTTAATTTTCTTTGGTTAATCTAATGGTAATGTGTTCAACTACACCTTAGCCTAAAATATAGATCAAGTATTGGAATTCGTGATGCCTGGAATAGTAGACAGCAGACACAAGTCTATTTGAGGTAGAGCTTCCACTGCACCTTCATTGTGGAATAGTATGCATAGCATCTTTTCTTATTTCTGTcaacttttttcttttgtgtttttTAATGTATAACTTGATAGCCATCAAAGCCCTAATATTACATGGAGACCAAATGTTTGGTATAAAAACTATAGAAAGAATGTTTTGATAGGATGAATCTTGCCATTGCAGGCTAGAAGTTTGATAGACAAATGTGGCATATGAATATTGCTTACATTTAATTCACTTACCCGTTTTTCTTCAATTGATATGAATTGGCTTTAAAAgtttagc
It includes:
- the LOC120111465 gene encoding cytochrome c oxidase subunit 5b-1, mitochondrial-like produces the protein MWRTVCSQLAPWRYAAPGGAALRNRAAAAALRNRAAAAASISSSPSPSSFQKTAPLFSADSGNASLKKRVEDVIPIATGHERDEIEAELEGRKIFDMEAPVGPFGTKEAPAVIQSSYDRRIVGCSGGEAASMVGVIAGVISRWLTSDEPFERKVAYLV